In Halorhabdus tiamatea SARL4B, a genomic segment contains:
- a CDS encoding LamG-like jellyroll fold domain-containing protein, with amino-acid sequence MTDVEATTAELLAEKPALADGLKELLDVDAAEETWTYEDVPFDSGTFGELVSRGVVEKRDGEYTLADREAVRRALGVEQETDEEMAGTASGSSSAGSFFEDISMPDLRVQRPVATLGLVGALALVVLFRVLPWPAVFRGEDVVLSGNDPYFYRYFVHQLVEGSTGPLDFSIFSAVPDGISHGEPLMVAMLSWVSMVLGGTSAVGGVLAWFPVVSAVVTALLVYVLAVRVTEDRRVGIAAVALLAIMPGHAFRTGLGFADHHAFDYPWLALTALAVVSLVGRDGRERLDWRTWAWGVALGVGVAGQTLAWDAGPLLLVPLGLFVVGAVPSWVRAGRSPAREASVFVGGLGLAAVVVLAVHTQWGWHTRVVALAPVLLVGGSVVLVGLGEVARRFEVSARSLLGGEVLIGGVGFAAVWTLFPAFVDELGRGVDFLVSTEGIAETTSIFSGELGSIIGPIFLFGFALFLALPYMGWALWQNYRGLAPSWLLVGVYGWWFLLLSVIQIRFAGQLALFTAVFGGLGFVHVAAWVDLAAYPRPFGGSEESGSRGLSSDEDIEETDDLEMPERRQALSLIGLGLGVGSLGILNTPIKHSQLLIDESMYEAARFMREYSAEREWEYPENYVFSQWGRNRVYNWFVNGEARSYGYAQSNFGEFLASADGEEWYERLRDRAGFVAIEEGDMSNGGQAGTIYDQLWSDGYGIETDHYRAVWSDGEDSLRVFTFVPGARIVGAVPNGGAVTIDGDAEIDGDSRPISGTIDPDDTGLFDERVPLPGAYTVGDWEARVSEQDVSEETVFSPFEGEAHWSFEEGSGEWVYDQAGGLHGRIHGPEWVDGRNGPALAFEGQSDYVEAPIESLQEFTISLWAYPTALDMTENNDFRHIVHTAGGSILIFEDNGRISFRLPGVGSDRLIADGIRTNRWQHVAITFDGTVRTVYLDGEQRARDEVSVGNLDWGGQIRLGNRFETPSEHGYAGLLDDARIYDRVVSPAEMSDDSE; translated from the coding sequence ATGACTGACGTGGAGGCGACGACTGCGGAACTCCTCGCGGAGAAGCCGGCTCTCGCTGACGGGCTGAAAGAGCTACTCGACGTTGACGCCGCCGAGGAGACCTGGACCTATGAGGACGTGCCTTTCGATTCGGGGACGTTCGGCGAGCTGGTCTCGCGTGGCGTCGTGGAGAAGCGCGACGGGGAGTATACGCTTGCGGATCGCGAGGCTGTTCGGCGGGCGTTGGGAGTGGAACAGGAGACCGACGAAGAGATGGCGGGGACTGCTTCGGGTAGTAGCTCGGCAGGGAGTTTCTTCGAGGACATCTCGATGCCGGACCTGCGCGTCCAGCGGCCGGTGGCGACGCTCGGGTTGGTCGGTGCGCTCGCGTTGGTGGTTCTGTTCCGGGTGCTGCCCTGGCCGGCGGTGTTCCGCGGCGAGGACGTCGTCCTCTCGGGGAACGATCCGTACTTCTATCGGTATTTCGTCCACCAGTTGGTGGAGGGCAGTACCGGTCCGCTTGATTTCTCGATCTTCTCGGCGGTACCTGACGGCATCTCCCATGGCGAGCCGCTGATGGTCGCGATGCTGTCGTGGGTGTCGATGGTGCTCGGTGGGACGTCAGCCGTTGGCGGCGTGTTGGCGTGGTTCCCTGTCGTGTCGGCGGTCGTGACCGCGCTGCTTGTGTACGTGCTTGCGGTTCGGGTGACGGAGGATCGCCGCGTCGGCATCGCCGCCGTGGCGCTGCTGGCGATCATGCCCGGCCACGCCTTCCGGACCGGGCTCGGGTTCGCGGACCACCACGCCTTCGACTATCCCTGGCTGGCGTTGACGGCGCTGGCAGTGGTGTCGCTGGTGGGTCGAGATGGACGGGAGCGTCTCGATTGGCGGACGTGGGCGTGGGGAGTTGCGCTGGGTGTCGGTGTGGCTGGCCAGACACTCGCCTGGGACGCCGGGCCGCTCTTGCTCGTGCCGCTCGGGCTGTTCGTCGTGGGTGCGGTGCCATCGTGGGTGCGTGCAGGGCGATCGCCAGCGCGCGAGGCGAGCGTGTTCGTGGGTGGGCTAGGGCTGGCCGCGGTGGTGGTATTGGCGGTCCACACCCAGTGGGGCTGGCATACGCGCGTCGTCGCGCTTGCGCCCGTGCTGTTGGTGGGCGGGAGCGTCGTGCTTGTCGGATTGGGGGAGGTGGCCCGGCGGTTCGAGGTGTCGGCGCGGTCGTTGCTCGGCGGTGAAGTGCTGATCGGCGGCGTCGGGTTCGCGGCGGTCTGGACGCTGTTTCCCGCGTTCGTTGACGAGCTCGGGCGTGGAGTTGACTTTCTGGTCTCGACAGAGGGTATCGCCGAGACGACGTCGATCTTCTCGGGGGAGTTGGGATCGATCATCGGACCGATCTTCCTGTTCGGGTTCGCGCTGTTCCTGGCGCTGCCGTACATGGGCTGGGCGCTCTGGCAGAATTACCGAGGACTCGCTCCGTCGTGGTTGCTCGTCGGCGTCTACGGCTGGTGGTTCCTGTTGCTGTCGGTGATCCAGATCCGGTTCGCCGGACAGCTGGCGCTGTTCACGGCAGTGTTCGGCGGGTTGGGGTTCGTGCACGTGGCTGCGTGGGTGGATCTGGCGGCGTATCCGCGGCCGTTCGGCGGGTCGGAAGAGTCCGGGAGTCGGGGGTTGTCTTCGGATGAAGACATCGAGGAGACGGACGATCTCGAGATGCCGGAGCGGCGACAGGCGTTGTCATTGATTGGGCTCGGACTGGGTGTCGGGTCGCTCGGTATTTTGAACACGCCGATCAAGCACTCCCAGTTGTTGATCGACGAGTCGATGTACGAGGCTGCGCGGTTCATGCGGGAGTATTCTGCGGAGCGAGAGTGGGAGTATCCCGAGAACTACGTGTTTAGCCAGTGGGGTCGAAATCGGGTCTACAACTGGTTCGTGAACGGGGAGGCCAGGAGTTACGGGTACGCACAGTCGAACTTCGGGGAGTTCCTGGCGTCGGCAGATGGCGAAGAATGGTACGAGCGATTGCGGGACCGTGCCGGGTTCGTCGCCATCGAAGAGGGGGACATGTCCAATGGCGGGCAAGCCGGGACGATCTACGATCAACTCTGGAGTGACGGGTACGGGATCGAGACGGACCATTATCGAGCGGTGTGGTCCGACGGTGAGGATTCGTTGCGAGTGTTCACATTCGTTCCCGGGGCGCGTATTGTCGGGGCTGTACCGAATGGAGGGGCCGTGACGATCGACGGGGATGCGGAAATCGACGGCGACAGTCGTCCGATCTCCGGGACGATCGACCCCGATGACACCGGTCTCTTCGACGAACGAGTCCCGTTGCCTGGCGCGTACACTGTCGGCGACTGGGAGGCCAGAGTGTCTGAGCAAGACGTCTCCGAGGAGACGGTCTTCTCTCCATTCGAGGGTGAGGCCCACTGGTCCTTCGAGGAAGGATCGGGTGAGTGGGTGTACGACCAGGCCGGGGGCCTTCACGGTCGGATTCACGGCCCAGAGTGGGTCGATGGCCGTAACGGGCCGGCACTGGCATTCGAAGGGCAATCGGACTACGTCGAAGCGCCGATAGAGTCTTTACAGGAATTCACGATAAGTCTCTGGGCGTATCCAACGGCGTTGGACATGACTGAGAACAATGATTTCCGGCATATCGTCCACACAGCGGGGGGAAGCATCCTGATCTTCGAGGATAATGGTCGAATCAGTTTCCGGCTGCCAGGTGTCGGTAGCGACCGTCTCATCGCTGACGGGATTCGTACAAATCGCTGGCAGCACGTCGCAATTACGTTCGATGGAACCGTGCGGACAGTGTATCTTGATGGGGAGCAACGAGCTCGCGATGAGGTCTCGGTGGGGAACTTGGACTGGGGTGGACAGATTCGACTGGGGAACCGCTTCGAGACGCCGTCGGAACACGGCTACGCAGGACTACTTGACGATGCGCGGATCTACGATCGAGTGGTGTCTCCCGCGGAGATGAGTGACGACAGTGAGTAG
- a CDS encoding sulfatase has protein sequence MNVVVLVMDTVRADAINTALSNATLSSWVESGTGFHRAYVSAPWTLPSHASLFTGTAPSKHGAHAGHKHLDDTLTTLPEILHHHDYETVAVSNNTWISEEFGFGRGFETFYKTWQYVQSDTDLGRIARQEEGRTKLTEATKALFDGNPITNLTNAIYGQFFRKTEDDGAARTNEWIEDWLTTRNDSRPFFLFVNYLEPHLEYRPPKAHAQEYLPEDVSYEAAMEVPQDAWGYIADTVEVTDDDFEILRALYRAEIAYLVEKIQEVVDLCKAEDEWEESLFIVTSDHGENIGDHGLMDHQYALYDTLLHVPLFVHGGPFEDDESHDIVQLLDLPPTILDVLDIDAPEAREQFQGISFHPDADETREYAIAEYMAPQPRMDALKRRVGDLPEHVRTYDRSLRAIRTDDHKFIRGSDGSTELYDVQTDPEEMNDLFETHEDVVADLDTRLDEWLESFEHADPDVEATMSKDTKARLEDLGYLQD, from the coding sequence ATGAACGTCGTCGTACTCGTTATGGATACCGTGCGAGCCGATGCGATCAACACGGCCCTTTCAAACGCAACTCTGTCTTCTTGGGTAGAGAGCGGAACTGGCTTCCATCGAGCATACGTATCTGCCCCCTGGACGCTTCCGTCCCACGCCTCCCTTTTCACCGGAACTGCCCCATCAAAACACGGCGCACACGCAGGCCACAAACACCTCGACGACACCCTCACAACGCTTCCCGAAATCCTCCATCATCACGACTACGAGACCGTCGCCGTCTCGAACAACACCTGGATCAGCGAGGAGTTCGGCTTCGGCCGTGGCTTCGAGACATTCTATAAGACCTGGCAGTACGTCCAGAGCGATACCGATCTCGGACGCATCGCTCGCCAGGAAGAAGGACGCACTAAACTCACCGAGGCCACGAAGGCGCTCTTCGATGGCAATCCAATTACGAACCTCACGAACGCGATCTATGGCCAGTTCTTCAGGAAGACCGAAGACGACGGCGCCGCCCGGACCAACGAGTGGATCGAAGACTGGCTGACTACCAGAAATGACTCACGTCCGTTCTTCCTGTTCGTCAACTACCTCGAACCCCATCTCGAGTACCGACCACCGAAAGCACACGCCCAAGAGTACCTTCCTGAAGATGTCTCCTACGAAGCGGCCATGGAGGTCCCACAGGACGCCTGGGGGTACATCGCCGACACAGTCGAAGTGACCGACGACGATTTCGAGATCCTTCGGGCGCTTTATCGCGCCGAGATTGCCTACCTCGTAGAGAAAATCCAGGAGGTCGTTGATCTTTGTAAAGCCGAAGACGAGTGGGAAGAGTCCCTCTTTATCGTCACGAGTGATCACGGCGAGAACATCGGTGACCACGGGCTGATGGACCACCAGTATGCTCTTTACGATACTCTCCTGCACGTTCCGCTGTTCGTCCACGGCGGCCCCTTCGAGGACGACGAGAGTCACGACATCGTTCAACTCCTCGACCTTCCTCCAACGATCCTCGACGTTCTCGATATCGACGCGCCGGAGGCCCGAGAACAGTTTCAGGGTATCTCGTTCCATCCCGACGCCGACGAAACACGCGAATATGCCATCGCGGAATACATGGCTCCACAGCCCAGGATGGACGCTCTCAAAAGACGTGTCGGTGATCTCCCAGAGCACGTCCGGACCTACGATCGGTCATTACGAGCGATTCGGACTGACGATCATAAGTTCATCCGCGGTTCGGACGGCTCAACCGAACTGTACGACGTGCAGACTGACCCCGAAGAGATGAACGACCTCTTCGAGACACACGAGGATGTCGTCGCTGACCTCGACACCAGACTGGACGAGTGGCTTGAGAGCTTCGAGCACGCCGACCCAGATGTGGAGGCGACGATGTCCAAGGACACGAAGGCCCGCCTGGAAGATCTTGGCTATCTGCAGGACTGA
- a CDS encoding type II toxin-antitoxin system RelE family toxin: protein MSDDGWMWELSSTAEDDLDGLSPADQDRILDKLDEIVSSPWRDPPEYGEPLQNSPYKKIRIGEFRLSVIFRQDDQRLVVARIKRRGGAYTADDD from the coding sequence ATGAGTGACGACGGCTGGATGTGGGAGCTCTCTTCGACGGCCGAAGACGACCTTGATGGACTGTCCCCTGCCGACCAAGACCGGATACTCGACAAACTCGACGAGATCGTTTCCTCACCGTGGCGCGACCCCCCGGAGTACGGTGAACCCCTCCAGAACAGCCCCTACAAGAAGATCCGCATCGGGGAGTTCAGGCTGTCTGTAATCTTCCGACAGGACGACCAGCGGCTCGTCGTCGCACGGATCAAGCGTCGGGGCGGCGCGTACACCGCTGACGACGACTGA
- a CDS encoding RNA-guided endonuclease InsQ/TnpB family protein — MDDAPRRTVPIKLDVPEARRGDFHQTKQQFLHCANRTSEWAWRYDDLCITSKSKAENALYDELREETDLTANLVQKGIRRAIEAVTSGVEKLKQGEQTSQPEFDSWSVVYDKRSASFNDDHATLSTPNGRVTAEYVLPPEDEREDTPFGRYYESEAWDASSATLQYDEQDDAFYLHVTLKTPDYEGGRTERHETSHDDDGAENGVVLGVDLNVTGAFAVTSTGEFIGSADYLTHKRDQYEQRRARLQQTGTRSAHLTIQSIGSHFSDWSLDWLHNRANDLLAEAQEADVDGIIFENLDHIRENIANGSKFQQWAYAKFVELVEYKVESTTLFLDTVNPAYTSQRCSHCGFTHEDNRDDKAFECQSCGYEVNADYNAAKNIANRYCGYIHRGQKSRGGWATSQLALKSGTLNVNGDYTPAELLG, encoded by the coding sequence ATGGACGATGCGCCACGACGCACCGTGCCCATCAAACTCGACGTACCCGAAGCGCGTCGTGGCGACTTCCATCAAACCAAACAGCAGTTCCTGCACTGCGCCAACCGCACCAGTGAGTGGGCGTGGCGCTACGACGACCTCTGCATCACCAGCAAAAGCAAGGCCGAAAACGCTCTGTATGACGAGTTGCGCGAGGAAACCGACCTCACCGCCAACCTCGTCCAGAAAGGCATTCGCCGCGCCATCGAAGCCGTCACGAGCGGCGTCGAGAAACTGAAACAAGGCGAACAGACGAGCCAACCAGAGTTCGACTCGTGGAGCGTCGTCTACGACAAACGCTCCGCGTCGTTCAACGACGACCACGCCACGCTCTCCACGCCGAACGGTAGGGTCACTGCCGAATACGTCCTCCCACCTGAGGACGAACGCGAAGACACGCCGTTCGGAAGGTACTATGAGAGTGAAGCGTGGGACGCGTCGAGCGCAACGCTCCAGTACGACGAGCAGGACGACGCGTTCTACCTGCACGTCACGCTGAAAACCCCCGACTACGAGGGTGGCAGAACGGAACGCCACGAAACCAGTCACGATGATGATGGTGCCGAGAACGGAGTGGTTCTCGGTGTTGACCTGAACGTGACTGGCGCGTTCGCCGTCACCTCAACGGGAGAGTTCATCGGGAGTGCGGACTATCTCACCCACAAGCGTGACCAGTACGAACAACGCCGCGCCCGTCTGCAACAGACGGGTACACGGTCGGCTCACCTCACGATTCAGTCCATCGGAAGCCACTTCTCGGATTGGTCGCTGGACTGGCTCCACAACAGAGCGAACGACCTTCTCGCGGAAGCCCAAGAAGCGGATGTAGACGGCATCATCTTCGAGAACCTTGACCACATCCGCGAGAACATCGCCAACGGGTCGAAGTTCCAGCAGTGGGCCTACGCGAAGTTCGTGGAACTCGTGGAGTACAAGGTCGAGTCAACGACGCTGTTCCTTGACACGGTAAACCCGGCGTACACGAGTCAGCGGTGTTCTCACTGTGGGTTTACCCACGAGGACAACCGCGACGACAAGGCGTTCGAGTGCCAATCGTGTGGGTATGAGGTGAACGCCGATTACAACGCGGCGAAGAATATCGCCAACCGATACTGCGGATATATCCATCGCGGGCAGAAGTCTCGCGGTGGATGGGCCACCAGTCAACTGGCCCTCAAGTCAGGGACGTTGAACGTGAACGGCGACTACACGCCTGCCGAATTACTCGGTTAG
- a CDS encoding DUF433 domain-containing protein — MATQQYRIVSAEDSDIHEEPHIEGSRVTVRDVHGRVEQRGLAPERVAERYNLDIANVYEALAYYHNNPEEMRRVEKRHDRAAAEARERSSLTPPES; from the coding sequence ATGGCGACCCAGCAGTATCGAATCGTCTCCGCCGAGGACTCGGATATTCACGAAGAGCCCCACATCGAGGGGAGCCGCGTTACTGTCCGAGATGTACACGGACGCGTCGAACAGCGCGGACTCGCCCCCGAGCGAGTCGCCGAGCGGTACAACCTGGACATCGCGAACGTCTACGAGGCACTCGCGTATTATCACAACAACCCCGAGGAGATGCGACGAGTCGAGAAGCGCCACGACCGGGCCGCCGCCGAAGCCAGAGAACGGTCGTCACTCACACCACCCGAGAGCTGA
- a CDS encoding ribbon-helix-helix domain-containing protein, whose translation MSTDTPENGDGEGEMVKLNVKVPERLLEEIDELAEELNYTNRSEFIREVLRDTTEPILTPGAQEGVSQGYADVAAGRTTSHEEMKKKFGIDG comes from the coding sequence ATGAGCACGGACACGCCCGAAAATGGCGACGGGGAGGGCGAGATGGTGAAGCTCAACGTCAAAGTGCCGGAACGCCTGCTGGAGGAGATCGACGAACTGGCGGAGGAGTTGAACTACACCAATCGGTCGGAGTTTATCCGGGAGGTGCTGCGCGATACCACCGAGCCGATTCTCACGCCCGGGGCACAGGAGGGCGTCTCACAGGGGTATGCGGATGTCGCTGCTGGTCGAACCACCAGCCACGAGGAGATGAAAAAGAAGTTCGGAATCGACGGCTGA
- a CDS encoding glycosyltransferase family 4 protein encodes MVRVAVLINELSSTSIPLEIAVKVHRTTNVEVLIISYFDMPGDDIDPDIEELQLPVLRLGADSRIDLSALSRIREVCKNDDVSILHTHHNSTGSLARLAIFGTGTQVVNTEHNDHRFFTTLQKTANSATYKIIDYNVSNSQSTKDSFAWYERLLLNGLLNGVEQRVIYNGIDKERIDSASRPSVDLPDGPNITIVGSITEQKNHETALRAFKTVNDTVPESSLIVVGGGALSENLQNTSTKLGLQNDVLFTGYLPRRDDVYGVLKKSEIAVFPSWYEGFCVAAVEAMAAGLPVVVSDIDVFHEVVGDPGVFADPNDPEAFADEIIDLLQHPKKRELLGQEAKERARSEFSLERTAREYSNLYKEVAERANR; translated from the coding sequence ATGGTTAGAGTTGCTGTCTTGATAAATGAACTTTCTTCTACTTCAATTCCCCTCGAGATCGCCGTCAAGGTCCATCGCACAACGAATGTTGAAGTACTCATTATCTCATATTTTGATATGCCTGGGGACGACATAGACCCAGATATCGAAGAACTCCAACTCCCGGTCCTGAGACTCGGTGCGGATTCCCGAATTGATCTTTCAGCTTTATCGCGCATTAGGGAGGTGTGCAAAAATGACGACGTGAGCATTCTCCATACACATCATAATTCTACAGGATCTCTTGCTAGATTAGCAATATTTGGTACTGGCACTCAGGTTGTTAATACAGAACATAATGATCATCGATTTTTTACAACCCTACAAAAAACAGCCAATTCGGCTACATATAAGATTATTGACTATAATGTTTCGAATTCTCAGAGCACAAAAGATTCATTCGCATGGTATGAGCGGCTCCTTCTCAATGGCCTTCTCAATGGAGTTGAACAGCGAGTAATATATAATGGAATAGATAAGGAACGGATTGATAGCGCCAGTAGACCCTCAGTCGATCTACCGGACGGTCCGAATATCACGATAGTTGGATCAATCACTGAACAAAAGAACCATGAAACGGCTCTGCGTGCCTTCAAGACGGTTAATGATACTGTTCCTGAGTCTTCTTTGATTGTTGTGGGTGGGGGTGCATTATCTGAAAATCTTCAGAATACATCTACTAAACTTGGACTACAAAATGATGTACTGTTCACAGGCTATCTCCCTCGGCGGGATGATGTGTATGGTGTTCTTAAAAAATCAGAAATCGCGGTTTTCCCGTCGTGGTATGAAGGCTTCTGTGTCGCAGCTGTCGAAGCGATGGCAGCCGGTCTCCCTGTTGTCGTCAGCGATATCGATGTTTTCCATGAAGTCGTCGGCGATCCAGGCGTCTTTGCCGATCCGAACGACCCAGAAGCATTCGCGGATGAAATAATCGACCTGTTACAGCACCCCAAGAAGAGAGAGCTTCTGGGTCAAGAGGCCAAAGAACGGGCTCGATCGGAGTTCTCCCTCGAACGAACTGCGCGTGAATATTCTAACCTCTATAAAGAAGTAGCTGAAAGGGCAAATCGATGA
- a CDS encoding type II toxin-antitoxin system RelE family toxin produces MGHDLEYSDAIKETLDELEREEAQRVIKKLDDSLDFPEHFLDRLKNHPGYKLRVGDFRVLIDWDKDDETLYAIDVFERKNEYRELGKYREVWGSWRDDD; encoded by the coding sequence GTGGGCCACGACCTGGAATACTCCGACGCCATCAAGGAGACTCTGGACGAACTCGAACGTGAGGAGGCACAGCGAGTCATCAAGAAACTGGACGACAGTCTCGATTTTCCCGAGCACTTTCTCGACCGGCTGAAGAATCACCCGGGGTATAAGCTTCGCGTCGGTGACTTTCGCGTTCTGATTGATTGGGACAAGGACGACGAGACGCTCTACGCTATCGACGTGTTTGAGCGCAAAAACGAGTACCGCGAACTCGGAAAGTACCGCGAGGTGTGGGGGAGCTGGAGAGACGACGACTGA
- a CDS encoding winged helix-turn-helix domain-containing protein, whose translation MSESPTGAVDTGPFAEQQRLFKLLSQDTRHLIIQELLGHPAHLMSLAELAYMTGKSQAAITDQLETLIDADILARYTYEPSTEKRDLPAQFYGFTERGVEILHDYKYLRGLPVARALYENTRKTEKIERHESAPRPELPDAVVDALDFEEPELDAGA comes from the coding sequence ATGAGTGAAAGCCCCACTGGCGCAGTCGATACGGGGCCGTTCGCCGAACAGCAGCGACTGTTCAAGCTGCTGTCCCAAGACACGCGCCACCTCATTATCCAGGAGTTGCTTGGCCACCCCGCACATCTCATGTCCCTTGCCGAACTCGCGTACATGACCGGCAAGAGTCAGGCGGCCATCACCGACCAACTGGAGACGCTGATCGACGCGGATATCCTCGCACGCTACACCTACGAGCCAAGTACGGAGAAACGCGATCTTCCGGCGCAGTTCTACGGCTTCACGGAGCGGGGCGTCGAGATCCTCCACGACTACAAGTATCTGCGGGGGCTCCCGGTTGCCCGCGCGCTGTACGAGAACACGCGGAAAACCGAGAAGATCGAGCGCCACGAGTCGGCACCGCGTCCGGAACTGCCAGACGCTGTTGTGGACGCCCTCGACTTTGAAGAACCCGAGCTCGACGCCGGCGCGTGA
- a CDS encoding alkaline phosphatase family protein — protein MTDTIILGLDGATWDVLDPLLEDGHLPELQARIDEGQANTLESTFPPITAPAWLSMATGQNPGKTGVFYFLNRDDPDSFEFESLGSDSFQGESFWDVLAARGHSVGVFNFPMLYPPYELGENGFMVSGLGSPSDDTITKPDDLKHELDEVTGDYEVKVPYADPKYQNRPGQLASDLHEMLEKREAAMTYLLEEKRPDVFFGVVSVTDWAQHYFWRYHDPEHALYDPNADETHQNALTRLWKRVDETVGRVAEFADREDANLLLVSDHGFGPVNRTFYSNDWLESHGLRVPAETSTVQSLRTRYFPHLRRIAEPIVSAIPQLNDLAKSVGKSIRGSPGDDIDWERSVVFAPRQNLTCGMLYMLSEDPADTAAVIDALENITDSNDDPIEIDVFQPEERYEGPKTDLAPDILFTVEDFACAVDPRPNTNDAYIVDGPPSAARSGGHRMEGIYVASGPAIEPAEGEQASIFDIAPTLLYALGEPIPDVMDGESLTNLFTTEFQAERSVERQSLATLVGSGKSETERDTEAVQDQLEDLGYI, from the coding sequence ATGACCGACACTATTATCCTCGGCCTCGACGGAGCTACCTGGGACGTGCTCGATCCCCTCCTCGAAGACGGACACCTCCCTGAACTCCAAGCACGCATCGACGAGGGGCAGGCCAACACTCTCGAGAGCACGTTCCCGCCAATCACCGCCCCGGCATGGCTGTCGATGGCCACGGGCCAGAACCCCGGAAAGACCGGCGTCTTCTACTTCCTTAATCGCGACGACCCCGATTCTTTCGAGTTCGAGTCACTCGGTTCGGACTCGTTCCAGGGCGAGAGCTTCTGGGATGTCCTTGCCGCCCGTGGACACAGTGTCGGCGTGTTCAACTTCCCGATGCTGTATCCGCCCTACGAACTCGGCGAAAACGGATTCATGGTTAGCGGTCTCGGATCGCCCAGCGACGACACGATCACCAAACCCGACGACCTCAAACACGAACTTGACGAGGTCACGGGTGACTACGAGGTCAAAGTCCCCTACGCTGATCCGAAATACCAGAACAGACCTGGACAACTCGCGTCAGATCTCCACGAGATGCTCGAAAAACGCGAGGCAGCGATGACCTATCTGCTCGAAGAGAAACGTCCGGATGTCTTTTTTGGGGTCGTGAGCGTTACTGATTGGGCCCAGCACTATTTCTGGCGATATCACGATCCAGAGCACGCGCTGTATGATCCCAACGCTGACGAGACCCACCAGAACGCACTCACGCGGCTGTGGAAACGCGTCGACGAGACTGTCGGCAGAGTTGCCGAATTTGCCGACCGTGAAGACGCAAACCTCTTGCTCGTCTCCGACCATGGCTTTGGCCCCGTCAATCGGACGTTTTATTCGAACGACTGGCTTGAATCCCACGGACTCCGTGTGCCGGCTGAGACCTCAACCGTCCAGTCACTTCGAACCCGCTATTTTCCCCACTTGCGTCGGATCGCGGAACCGATCGTCTCTGCAATCCCCCAGCTTAACGATCTGGCGAAGTCAGTCGGAAAATCCATCCGTGGATCGCCCGGTGACGACATCGACTGGGAGCGAAGCGTCGTCTTCGCACCGCGCCAGAACCTCACCTGCGGTATGCTCTACATGCTCTCTGAGGACCCTGCCGATACGGCGGCCGTGATCGACGCCCTCGAAAATATCACAGACTCGAACGACGACCCTATCGAAATCGACGTCTTTCAGCCAGAAGAGCGCTACGAAGGGCCGAAAACTGACCTCGCGCCCGATATTCTGTTCACTGTCGAGGATTTCGCCTGTGCCGTTGATCCCCGCCCCAACACGAATGACGCGTACATTGTTGACGGGCCGCCCTCAGCAGCCAGAAGTGGCGGCCATCGAATGGAGGGGATTTACGTTGCTTCAGGGCCAGCTATTGAACCCGCAGAGGGCGAGCAGGCGAGTATTTTCGACATTGCCCCCACACTCCTGTATGCGCTCGGAGAGCCGATTCCAGACGTCATGGATGGCGAGTCGCTGACAAATCTGTTCACTACTGAGTTCCAGGCCGAACGGTCTGTCGAACGGCAGTCACTGGCTACCCTGGTTGGGTCCGGTAAATCAGAGACAGAACGGGATACGGAGGCGGTACAAGATCAGTTGGAAGATCTTGGATACATATGA
- a CDS encoding ribbon-helix-helix domain-containing protein, which yields MSEAITNDDGEDDIITTVNFKLTESFLEQIDDTWQGRGFNSRSEFIRYTLRDAIEFPTFDRDELVALLESEEDIREGRTTSAEEARERFGTNDE from the coding sequence ATGTCTGAAGCGATTACGAACGACGATGGCGAGGACGACATCATCACCACGGTAAACTTCAAGCTCACCGAGTCGTTCCTCGAACAGATAGACGACACTTGGCAAGGACGCGGATTCAACAGTCGGAGCGAGTTCATCCGGTACACGCTTCGAGATGCCATCGAGTTCCCGACATTCGACCGCGACGAACTCGTCGCCCTGCTTGAATCCGAGGAGGATATCCGCGAGGGACGAACGACGAGCGCCGAGGAAGCCCGCGAGCGGTTCGGCACGAACGATGAGTGA